Proteins encoded together in one Spodoptera frugiperda isolate SF20-4 chromosome 15, AGI-APGP_CSIRO_Sfru_2.0, whole genome shotgun sequence window:
- the LOC118271897 gene encoding dolichyl-diphosphooligosaccharide--protein glycosyltransferase subunit 1 produces the protein TFVFPANSDGVYFRLLRCQMSKIKMLPAMAKLRISFVFLLYILIKCESANVDSISSDIRLKNVDRLVDISSQLVKITSKITLENTGASPVKNFLIAVEESAKNNVAFVGAKDSNNKDLRLVETTVKGYEYVRFWRVELKDAINSGATPLVTVETVFTKALLPYPTAITQQEDQLVKYIGNLYTYSPYYITSMKTSVVLNTKSVETFTKVKPFTQQDGMIQYGPYPNLKPFSEKELLIHYKNNAPFLTVTRVERLIEVSHWGNIAVEEVIEVEHTGAKLKGPFSRYDYQQDHHSGPASVRSYKTLLPASASDVYYRDTNGNISTSNMKVKKDSVELDLRPRYPLFGGWRTHYTLGYNVPSYEYLYQSGSDYLLKMRIIDHIFDDMQVDEVVTKIILPEGSTSVKVNLPYPVTRLPDSLHYTYLDTKGRPVISFSKKNVVENHIQDFQLRYTFPRLLMLQEPLLVVGFLFTLFLCVIIYVRLDFSIHKSEHPHKE, from the coding sequence ACATTTGTGTTTCCGGCTAATTCTGATGGCGTGTACTTCCGATTATTGCgttgtcaaatgtcaaaaataaagatGTTGCCGGCGATGGCTAAATTACgaatttcttttgtatttctACTTTACAtcttaataaaatgtgaaagtgCTAATGTCGACTCCATATCTAGTGATATAAGATTGAAAAATGTCGACCGGCTAGTAGATATATCGTCGCAACTCGTAAAAATTACATCGAAAATAACCTTGGAGAACACTGGTGCTTCGCCGGTAAAGAATTTCCTGATAGCCGTTGAAGAATCTGCAAAGAACAATGTTGCATTTGTTGGTGCCAAGGATAGCAACAATAAAGATTTACGGCTTGTCGAGACTACCGTTAAGGGTTATGAGTATGTCAGGTTCTGGCGTGTGGAACTCAAAGATGCCATCAACTCTGGCGCAACACCGTTAGTCACAGTAGAAACAGTGTTCACAAAGGCTCTCTTGCCGTACCCTACAGCCATTACTCAACAAGAAGACCAACTAGTCAAATACATCGGCAACTTGTACACGTACTCGCCGTATTATATTACCTCTATGAAAACAAGTGTTGTTCTAAACACTAAGAGCGTTGAAACGTTCACTAAGGTGAAGCCTTTCACCCAACAAGATGGTATGATTCAGTATGGCCCATACCCCAACTTGAAACCTTTCAGTGAGAAGGAATTGCTCATTCATTACAAGAACAATGCTCCTTTCCTGACTGTCACACGAGTCGAGAGGTTGATTGAGGTGTCTCACTGGGGCAACATAGCTGTGGAGGAGGTTATTGAGGTTGAACACACTGGTGCCAAGTTGAAAGGCCCATTCTCCCGTTATGACTACCAACAGGACCACCACAGTGGGCCTGCTAGTGTCAGGTCTTATAAGACTCTGCTACCTGCTTCTGCTTCAGATGTGTACTACAGGGACACTAACGGCAACATCTCTACTTCCAACATGAAGGTGAAGAAAGACTCAGTAGAGCTGGACTTGAGACCCAGATACCCTCTGTTTGGAGGATGGAGAACTCACTACACACTTGGCTACAATGTCCCCAGCTATGAGTACTTGTATCAGTCTGGCAGTGACTATCTGTTGAAGATGAGGATTATTGATCACATCTTCGATGACATGCAAGTTGATGAAGTGGTCACAAAGATTATCTTGCCTGAAGGTTCAACAAGTGTGAAAGTAAACCTGCCCTATCCTGTAACTAGATTGCCGGACAGCCTGCACTACACCTACCTGGACACAAAGGGTCGTCCAGTAATCTCGTTCAGTAAGAAGAATGTTGTGGAGAACCACATCCAAGACTTCCAACTACGCTACACATTCCCACGCCTGCTCATGTTGCAGGAGCCTCTACTTGTTGTAGGATTCCTCTTTACTTTATTCCTTTGTGTAATTATCTATGTAAGATTAGATTTCTCTATTCATAAGTCTGAACATCCTCATAAAGAATAA
- the LOC118269724 gene encoding uncharacterized protein LOC118269724, which yields MISLFVRASLALLVFNALLTPADALRHRETNYGTYDRGYNGYNGDNGYPKTVVGSSSGPTQPPPRRGLGISAWGIVFLVVALILAGMGLYYFSICYGICSPTTKKYDKMGMPTLA from the exons ATGATAAGTCTATTCGTTCGTGCAAGCCTTGCACTACTCG TCTTTAACGCATTGTTGACTCCTGCGGATGCTTTACGGCATAGGGAGACAAACTATGGCACATATGACAGAGGCTACAATGGCTACAACGGTGACAATGGCTACCCTAAGACAGTAGTTGGTTCTTCCTCTGGACCTACACAGCCCCCTCCCCGACGAGGGTTGGGCATATCAGCATGGGGTATAGTATTCCTAGTTGTGGCCCTCATCTTGGCCGGAATGGGACTATACTACTTTTCCATCTGCTATGGTATCTGCAGCCCAACCACGAAAAAGTATGACAAAATGGGCATGCCTACTCTAGCttag